The Acidobacteriota bacterium DNA window TGGCGGCGGCGTTTTCCATCCCCCTTTTGACGATCATCAATATGACCGTGGAGAATTCCCGGTACGCCGGCGCTCTGCTTGGTGACTGGTCGCTTGACGTGATCAACGAACTGGGCCGCGCCCGTGAGAACGTGTTCACTTCGTTCCTTATCGTGCTGATGTTCTACTCCGTAATCGTGTTCCTTTTCAAACAGTTTCTGAACGGGGGGATCTATTCCAGTCTTCTGGCCCGACGGAAGCTGGACCGCCGCGACTTCTTCGGTCAGAGTGCCGGCCTGTTCGTCGGCAATCTCAAGGTATCCGCGCTTATGGCGCTGGTGTACGTGTTGCTCCTGGCCGTGGCGCTGGCGGCGGGATCGTTCGTGCCCGAGAAACCGTTTCAGGGATTTGGCGCTGTGGCTCTGTATTCGACATTTCTCCGTGTTGCACTGCTCTATCCCTTTCTGATAGCCGGTACGATACTGTCGGACGTGCTGCGGTTTCGGCTGGCGGCGCACCCGGCCGAGGCCTTTCGCTATACGCTGCGGGCCGCCCTGGATACGTATCGCTCGCGGTTTGTACAATTGAATGGAGTATACTACGTGTACTTTCTGCCGTTTGTGGCCGTCTGGTTGCTGGCCGAATGGCTGGCGGTGCAGGTAACGAGCGGGATGGGCAATATGCTCGGTGTGTTGCTGGAGCTGATCCTGTTCCAGGTGTGCGCGTTCCTGCGCACGGGACAGTCCGTGCTCGGAAGTGCCACCATCGCCTGCGTCGTGCAGGCCGATCAGGACGGCTTCACTCCCGGGCAGGGCGAGGTAACGTCAAGTGACTGAACGGTTGTACTATCACGATCCGTCCCTGGTGGAGTTCACGGCCGTAATCGTGGCCGCGGGCAGGACGGACAAGGGGTACTACACGCAGCTCGATCGCTCCGCTTTTTATCCCACCTCGGGTGGGCAGGCCCATGATACGGGAACCATCAACGGAGTCGAGATCTCAGAAGTGATCGAGACCGACGACGGTGAGATCCGGCACCTGTCCGGCGAGGCGACGGGCAAGGCGGGTGACACGGCCAGTTGCACGATAGACCGCGAGCGCCGATGGCGGCATCGGCAGATGCACACGGCCCAGCATATTCTCAGCCAGGCGTTCATCAGGTTGTACGACGCCGAGACCGTCTCCGTGCATCTGGGGCAGGAGTACGGCGCCGTGGAACTGAAGACGAAGGAACTCAGCGAAGAACAGATCGACAGGGCCGAGGAGTTTGCCAACGACGTGATTCGCGACAACCTGCCGGTCGAAGTCGTCTTCGCCGAGGGTGAGGAATTGGCGGCTCTGCCGTTGCGAAAGATCCCGGAGCGGCCGGGCAGGCTGCGCGTTATCAAGGTCGGCGGCTTTGACTGCTCGGCGTGCGGGGGTACGCACTGCACAAGCGCCGCGGAGGTGGGCCTGCTGAAAATCACCGGCCGGGAGAAGCTTCGCGGCAACCTGCTGGTCAAATTCCTTTCAGGACGCCAGGCCCTCGAAGACTACCGGCGGCGATTCGCCGTCACGGACCGCCTGTCCCAGGCGCTGACGTGCCACCTCGCCGACCTCTCCGACAACGTTGAGAAACTCAGGACCGAACACAAGGCGCTTCGCCGGCAGGTGGCGCAATTGCAGAAAGAATTGCTGCCGGCCCGGGCTGAGCAGCTTGCCGCCGCCGCCCGCCCGGTCAAAAATACGTCCCTGGTCGTGCAGGATGTGTCCGATATCGACGCCTCGGTGGTCGCCGCACTGGCTGCACAGGTATGCGAGCGAATCGAGGGTGTGGCCGTGCTGTTGGCCGCTGACCGCCTTGTCTTGGCCACCAGCCCGGCTACCGGTATTCACGCCGGTGAAATAATCAAGAAGTTCGTCGCCCGGGCAGGTCTTAAAGGCGGCGGCTCGGACCGTCTGGCGCAGGTCGGAGGCGTTACCGCCGAGGACTTCAACCGTTATGCCGGGATTCTCGAAGGTCTTATCGCAGATGCGTAACTGGTTTCGACGTTGGTGGCCGTACGTGCTCTTGCTGGCCTGTCTCGCCCGCGTCCACGCGGATGAGGGGCACCAATTGCAAATGCCGTATGCCGACCACCTCGAGGTTACTGTCTCCGACGGTCGGGAGACCTGGTATGTCTGGGGGTCGGTTGTCTTCCAGACCGAGGCCGGCTGGATTTACTGCGACTCCGCGGTCTGGCACAAGGGCGAAACCGTACGGGCGAAAGGCAGGGTGATAATCGACGACGAGGAGTACCACCTTGCGGCGGACTCCGTGGACTACAACCTCGTAACCGACGAGGCCGTGGCGCGCGGGGCCTACGTTGAGCTGTGGCATCGAACGGACTCCGTATTCGCCGTGGGAACGCACGCCTATTACAACCAGGCGGATGATTTCTGCTACATGGAAGAACGTCCCACGGTCTACCTGCGGTACCCCGACACGGCCCACATGGTTGAGGTGGTCGCCGACTTCGTGTACTGTGATTTCGAGGCGGCCCGGACGGAAGCCAGCGGCGACGTGCGGATTTCGTCAGGCGACCTTGCCGCTCGCAGCGGCTGCGCCGTTATGTACACGGAGCGTGACGTGCTTGATCTGTTTGGCCAACCGGTAGCCAAAAGGAAGAAATCAACGCTCTCCGGGCAGCTTATCACCATAATCTCGGAAGAAGGCATTATCAGCAGGATCGACGTCGTGGATTCAGCCAGGGGGGAGTTCCTGGAGCCGGTCGATTCGGCCGGCCTGACGTTCGATCAGTCGTTGCTGTCGGGAAACCGGATTCTGTTCGACTTCAGCGCCGGTGACCTTACGCGCATCCTGTGCCGGGGTCAGGCCTATTCGTGGTATTTCCCGCACAGCGCGGACGAGAATGAATCACGGGAGAACTCTGTATCGGGAGATATGATCGCGTTCGACGTCGTCGAGGAAAGTCTGACGAACGTGAGTGTTATCGGCGGCGCCGTCGGCACCTACATGCAGCGTAAGGTCATCGTTGCGGACATCGTTGCGGACACCGTTACGGACAGCGTTACGGATACCGTTGTCGACACCATCGACTACAATTCCCGGCGCATCGACTACAACCTGCTGGATTCCCTGATCATCCTGACCGGCCAGGCTCACGTCACCTCGGGCGCCGTCTCGCTGGACGCGCAGCTGGTCGAGATTGACACCCGGACCGACGTTGTCGAAGCTTTCTCGGCCGATACCGCGCTTGACAGCGCCGTCTCTGACTCCTCGCTGACCTCGTACATGCAGCCCAACCCGCTGCCGGTGGTCCTCCGGGACGGGAACGACGTGCTCTACGGCGACTACCTGGAATACTCGATAGACACCGAGAAGGGACGGATCGTCCAGTCGAAGTCAAAGTACCAGACCGGCTTCTTCTACGGCGACAAGCTGTACCGGGAAAAGCGCGACATTTATTACCTCGATCACGGGCGCTACACGACCTGTGACGCCGATGAGCCGCACTTTCACTTCTACTCCCGGAACATCAAGCTGCTCGAAGGTGAGAAGCTGATCGCCCGGCCGGTGGTTTTCTACGTCGGTCGGTTGCCGGTGCTGGCCATTCCCTACTATGTCTTCCCGTTGAAGAAAGGGCGACACTCGGGCTGGCTGCCGTTCACGCTGGGTAACATCGAGAGGGGTGACCGCTATATCCGGAACGTCGGCTACTACTGGGCGGCCTCGGATTACTGGGACTGGCAGGGGGCGCTGGATTACTACGAGAGAAGTCACAGGATCAACTTTTTCACCAAGGTCAACTACAACAAGCGATACACGTTCAGCGGCTACATCAGCGGCAACTATGCCCGGGAGACGGGTTACGGCTGGTCCTCGGCGTCCGAGACGCAACGGACGCGGTGGACGCTGCGCGGCGCTC harbors:
- a CDS encoding DHHA1 domain-containing protein translates to MTERLYYHDPSLVEFTAVIVAAGRTDKGYYTQLDRSAFYPTSGGQAHDTGTINGVEISEVIETDDGEIRHLSGEATGKAGDTASCTIDRERRWRHRQMHTAQHILSQAFIRLYDAETVSVHLGQEYGAVELKTKELSEEQIDRAEEFANDVIRDNLPVEVVFAEGEELAALPLRKIPERPGRLRVIKVGGFDCSACGGTHCTSAAEVGLLKITGREKLRGNLLVKFLSGRQALEDYRRRFAVTDRLSQALTCHLADLSDNVEKLRTEHKALRRQVAQLQKELLPARAEQLAAAARPVKNTSLVVQDVSDIDASVVAALAAQVCERIEGVAVLLAADRLVLATSPATGIHAGEIIKKFVARAGLKGGGSDRLAQVGGVTAEDFNRYAGILEGLIADA
- the lptD gene encoding LPS assembly protein LptD, coding for MPGFSKVLSQMRNWFRRWWPYVLLLACLARVHADEGHQLQMPYADHLEVTVSDGRETWYVWGSVVFQTEAGWIYCDSAVWHKGETVRAKGRVIIDDEEYHLAADSVDYNLVTDEAVARGAYVELWHRTDSVFAVGTHAYYNQADDFCYMEERPTVYLRYPDTAHMVEVVADFVYCDFEAARTEASGDVRISSGDLAARSGCAVMYTERDVLDLFGQPVAKRKKSTLSGQLITIISEEGIISRIDVVDSARGEFLEPVDSAGLTFDQSLLSGNRILFDFSAGDLTRILCRGQAYSWYFPHSADENESRENSVSGDMIAFDVVEESLTNVSVIGGAVGTYMQRKVIVADIVADTVTDSVTDTVVDTIDYNSRRIDYNLLDSLIILTGQAHVTSGAVSLDAQLVEIDTRTDVVEAFSADTALDSAVSDSSLTSYMQPNPLPVVLRDGNDVLYGDYLEYSIDTEKGRIVQSKSKYQTGFFYGDKLYREKRDIYYLDHGRYTTCDADEPHFHFYSRNIKLLEGEKLIARPVVFYVGRLPVLAIPYYVFPLKKGRHSGWLPFTLGNIERGDRYIRNVGYYWAASDYWDWQGALDYYERSHRINFFTKVNYNKRYTFSGYISGNYARETGYGWSSASETQRTRWTLRGAHEHQVSPTFKLNASGSIQSDAEYYQDFSANLDDRLNRDVRSQVNFSKRFGRSVALSGKVVHDENLDTESRTDQLPSLGLSLPQIRPFGAGKLDKEGKLQTSWYHNLVGTYRPNLVNFSQRRTNKVVLSGDTLSVRSRKEFTRVDHALTLSFPVKIARYITFNPSLSYREEWYKIHQTDQSDAKGIDASTTYRTYVYGTGASASTKIYGTVYPNILGFAGLRQVITPTISYRYQPEIDRHPEIRSYAGGSAGSSRRSQSMNFSLNHVYQAKVKKHEQERNYNLISITSGFNYDFEKEPRHFSNLNTSFNSTVLPKVNFYGSMVHSLYKPGTDELDFWSPYLENFNVNASLTLAGSRFLFDDEYSVPGAEVDSAQSAEGGGSSPAKRGWSLSANYSYRESGRDAAFSKSSFVRFSLRFNLTPETSVSYSQYYNITGAETVNNQVSIVRKLHCWTATLFWVPIGSNRGWGFKLYVTALPQIKLDQSQNTLSSGYFQGLR